Below is a window of Gossypium hirsutum isolate 1008001.06 chromosome A12, Gossypium_hirsutum_v2.1, whole genome shotgun sequence DNA.
ACTTATTTTGTTCTCTTTCTTTCTATCACTTTATGTCAACTTTTACCAGTGCTAGCTTCTTTATGGTTTTTGGGTCGGCAGGATTGTCCTTATTCTCTTCTGTGTGTGATGTATGTGTCACACTGTGTATAAGAATAGGGGAGGCGGGCTCTCTAAACTCATCGTCATTGTAACCAAGGTATAGGAGGTAGTTCATTACGGGCAGAAGCGGGTATCCAGTTTTGTTCCATTAAAAGCTATGGCACTGCAAAGTGCAGAAGTCTCTTCACCCTCTGATTGTTCAAAAAATTTCTTCTACATTCCTCCCCCGTCTCTGAAAAAATCAACAACCTCCAAGTTGCTATGCAAGCATTTTCCAAATGAGGATATCCACGGTATATTACTTCCTGATCTTAATCTTTACAAGGGTTTAGCTAAGCCTTCAACATCctctttcaaatttattaaaacttgCCTTAGCCTTCCTAAAATGCCCAAAGAATCTATCTAAGTCGCACAGTTTTTTCCACATCCGGTGAGCAAGAGATGCTTCACTCTCGACATTCCACATCAGTTTCCACTATTCGGCTTCAGCTACAATTATGTTCGTGTCGGAGCCATTTAGCTGGTTTTAACTTTTCTTAACAGAAGAGGGCTCCCTGTGACCACTAGAATGGCCTTGCTTGACTCTAGATACAAAAATTATCAGCATGGTTGTTTGGGGATGGTGGAAACAACGCTCAACTCTGGAGCAGTGGTCCTGACTCTGTTCCCCAATTTCACCATGTCCATGAGAGAAAAATTGGTCCACCGCCTTCCTGTTCAAATCCATATCACCTGAGCCCTGATGGACTCAGGCCTTGTTCAAGGCACACTTTATTCTCAAATGGCTTGTAGATTCCAGTATCATGCTATCGGCTTGGGATTAGCCTCTTCTGGGGACATTCCTCTCATTAAAATCGACTCTCGAAATGAACCCACCACCGTTGCCATGGGTTTCAAATTATGAGAAACGTTAAACGGAAGAGCAAAGGAGACGTAGTAGTAATCCAATCACCACCAAAAATGCTGATGGAACTGTTACCATCAGTTTTCATCGCAAAAAATGATATCCAAGCCCAATATCTTTTCCCACTCAAATGCTTGCTGCAGCCACCTTTGATATTTGCATGTTAGTTCGTGTCTGTATGTCTTTAGCTTGGACCTGTTAAGTTCTTTTATAAGCATTCCATGGGAATGAGCCCGTAATGTGAACTGCAGATTTGGTTGAGTGGGCTAATTTTATATCTTTGGATGTTCTCAGAACCTTCACAATCCCAATGTTGTTCATCGAAATACAGTTGGGAGTGGAGGAGTAATTGAAGTTCTTCGAAAATCAGTTCCTTCCTATtgatttaaaagttaaattttagtattgtTGTTAAAacgtatttttgaaaaataaaatatttattttagatttgatattatgaagtaaaaatatttatttaaatattttttaaattcattaatattattacattttagtaagagtataaaaaaatgatttattgTAATTCGTTATTTATATttcaatatatgaaatataaattttaaatatttataaacaatCAATATTagttatttgtaaaatttaatttgaacatataatttatattttaaatattattaaaatgtaattattataaatttaagtatataatgttatatatttaaaataaattaaataaaaaaataattatgtactcaatatatataagataaaatataataGATTATAAATAAGGGTTAAATAAATCATTTAgttttaaaagtgtttttttcCAAAACTGAAACTAAAAAATTGTTCACTTTTGggttcaaaaacattttttattgcaaaaattatttgtttaatattaTTTACAGTTCCAAAAGCAATTTTGATTCTAAAAATCACTTCATAAAACCTTAATGTCTTCTAATTTTCTTCTTATTGGATTAATACTTTGAGATCATTGTATCCATCCATCTTTGGACATTATTTATTAGTCTTGTTGGATCGGTAGATAGGACTGATAAAGATAAAAAATTGGTCAATATACCAATCTGGAAAAAAAGTTGGACGgacactaaaaaaaatttaaacaaaaatttgaccattaaattagtttataatttttatttttaatttattatttaattattatgattttattgttaaattgaaAACTGATAGTTTAATTTATCCAACCATCAAATTTTATAGGTTAATATGCAATTTACCCCTTGAACTTGTCTAAAAATACCTAATtagtatctaaattttttttaatacctAATTAGTACCTGAATTTGTATTCCGTCTCACATTACTCCAATTTGATAATAGCATTTATTTTTTAAGGGTTAAGATGTAACTTATCTGCCAAACTTGTCCAAAAAATACCTAATTAGTACCTAAATttatctaaaaattatattttttaaaagacttaaatttttaaatttatatccgTTATGTGCCATACTAAGAGATACACATATCATTATAGGATTGGTAACCAATGCCACATTAGCACAAACTAGTAATGTTAGTGTGACTAACCTGAGTGACTGAAAAAAATTCAGGTACCAACTTTTGGATAAATTCAAAGGGCTAAACTACTTATTAACTCAAACTTATATAATACATAATACTTCGCACACgattatgacaaaaaaaaaaaaaaaaacaagacatCCTTTTGTCCAAAATATGCTTCAGAAGTCGAATCACTTGTAAGCAGAGGgttgagttaaaaaaaaagagttgaggGGTTTAAAACTTCGAAATACAGCTGTTTGAATTAAGAGCCCATGAGCCACATTGATCTCTTCCTATCGCGTGTACGTGAAAAGAAATGTATGAACTAAAAAGCCTAGCAAATTGTTCCACTATGTCAATGCTGATACCATATAACAGACATTTTAAGTATAAGGAAATACACAGAGAAAACACTGATAAATCAATCGATAAAGTACAACGGATGCCGGACGGTATTAATGGTTACTCTACCTAGAATCAATTCAAATGAATATAATCACATGAAAGGCTCTTCTGAATTAAGAATTAAACACTTGCTATTTGTAAACAAGCCTTGTGGTAATCCATTTAGATCTTAGAACATACAAAAAAGGACAGTAAACTTGATTATGAAAGACTACTCAACTATCCCTCATCTTTCAAAACCATTACTTCCAGATTAGAAGGCAAAATGTCATGAAGGATGTTTTAGTTCCAGCATTATGGCTTGTGGATCTTGTACCCAAATACTCTTGGAACATAGCTTTGAGTTGCCTTTTGTGGCTTCAAGTGCCCATGTGTCATCAGGAACAGGTTTGGGAATGTGGTCCCAAAATAGGCTCCATCAATGTCTAGATAGAATAAAGGTAACTTCATTACATACTCCAACCACAACATTCCTAGCAcaaattttggaaatagaaaCACTGATCCCATGATGATGTATCAGGCCCTTTATGTGACACATACTACGATGTAAGAGTGATATCCACTTCATATTTATTAAAGATTGTATTTATTCCAATAGATCATATATCCTAATGAACTCATTATCATCATATGGGGTCCttccaataatatttaataatatcatTACTTCATGGAAGTTTAAAAGATTCCTAGAAAAGGAACTTAAGACCCAATGCAGGAACAATAAGGAAATGTCCAAAATGATAGAGGGATATCATAAATGCATGGGAGTGGTAGAAATGAAAGCCTATTCATGATATGCATGTTATCTCCGTACCAAATGCATGCAACAAAAAGTAGCAAACAAATTCAATGGCGAAAAGGATACTGCCTTGATACTTGGACCGAGGGTAGTATATATCTTCACACCTAGGGCAGTATATTTTTACGGTGCTTGCACGAGGAATATCTGATTGACCAACAGGAAGACAAGGTTGTCCGCAGCAGTAAACTCTAGGGCATCTTCCAAAATCATAGTTCTTGTACTTGTCTAGctgtaaaagtttaaaaaattccATTGTAATAAACTGCCCAATTTACATGTATAAGAAAATAAGGAACTATCACAATGAATATCTTGGGAAACATCTTACCATAGCTGCCATTCCTTTGCTTGTCAATATGTATCGAGCATGAATCAAACCATAAAGCATCTCTGCCGCAGATTCAACTAATTCATTTTGCTCTTCTGTAAACATATCCCCTATCAATTTCAACCCAAGACAAATTTACccattgcaagaaaaataaaatagacaCTTGCCACGTTGCTAAATGACATAAATAACATGCTCCCCTTAAATTTAAGTGTTATATCAAGAATATCAAATACGAAAAGGAAAACTGTATTTGATTTAACACAGTTAGAATAAAACTGTATCACAAAACTAGCTGCTTCAAAGAACATAAATAGACAAATGTTAACACTTTCAATTCTCAAACGAATAACAGAACAATGGCACAGAAAGACTTCACCAAGAACAAGAAGGAATGATTTGACATGTGAAGAAACGAACTGCAAGCTTACCATGGGATTCAACGTCCAAAATCAAATCAAGTGCATAATCATAATAAGGAACTTGACTGCTTAGCCCACAAAGGTTAAAGTCATCTTGAATGTAGTCATCATCGACTTCACAAAAGAATTCATTTCCACGTAGGTTGCAAAACCACGAAATCCAAGATGTGTCATCCCCATCAGAACCACTGACATCTGATTCTTCACTGTCTGTTTCAGATTCATCTGCAGTCAATCCAATGAAAATTTACATCAGCATATGTCCATAACAAGAGAAATAGGAAACCAATGTTACCAAACACCAaaaatgtaacaacccttactTAGAAAACATGATTCAGAAAAAGAAACTAGATAATGCAGTCAAAAATGTAAAGGGAATCACAGAAACACCACAAGTCTTGCAATACTTTTGCAATAAAAAGAAATCCACTTGATGCATAGTCatgaataaatagaaatataattttacaaaacaGTATATGAAGaggttataaaacataaattacttGATTTTGGAAATTGAACACTTCCAAAAAAAATGGCAAAATAGGAAAAGCTAAAACCAACTTGCTTTCAGTACTGACACTTCATTTGAGTGTATAAACACAAATATTGAGCAACAATTGTCCATTCAAATACAGGGTCTGGCCAATATAACATATAATCTTATGGCACCAAGCACCGGAAGAATCGAAAGAGAACATTGGTGTAAGAAAGTATGcttcttttcttaatttaaagATAGAAAAGCACACACTGTTGAAAGTTAGGTGTCATTGTGGGAATGTCAACAGAAATCTTTGAGCTTTCTTATCATTTATTACTCTCTTTAAAATGATGGCACCAAATCACTAATTTGTCTTCCAACCACATCGATATTAATATCAATAAGAActctcaatttcatttatatccaACCTCAATtacataaatttcaaaatcttttagCGTGATTAATTTCAGTAGATATCAAATACAATGAAACTTTGGAGGAAAAACATAAAATGTCCAAATTGTATGGTGCAAACCTagaaacaaatttaaataaagaaaaaatactCCATTTCTTGTAATTTCTCATACGAAACAAGGAAAAAAATccatctttaaaaaataaatggcATCTAATTTAACTATTGAAAGAGGGAGATGTGATTATGCATATACCTTCGGAGGCCTTTGCTTTAGGTAGAGAAGCGGAGCGAGAGTCGCGATGATGATCAGGTGGATGCTTCCCCATGAGATGGGCGTTTGCAGACTTATCTTTGCCGTTGATCGCTCTCAAAGTGGACGGCGATGATCGCACCAGTTGCTTATCAAGCGTCTCGTTGATACGCTTCCGATCCACCGACCCCACCTCTCCCTTAGAGCCACCGGCCGCTCTCTCTCCTCTGTACATCTTCCCTTTTTATCT
It encodes the following:
- the LOC107944141 gene encoding casein kinase II subunit beta-1 isoform X1, giving the protein MYRGERAAGGSKGEVGSVDRKRINETLDKQLVRSSPSTLRAINGKDKSANAHLMGKHPPDHHRDSRSASLPKAKASEDESETDSEESDVSGSDGDDTSWISWFCNLRGNEFFCEVDDDYIQDDFNLCGLSSQVPYYDYALDLILDVESHGDMFTEEQNELVESAAEMLYGLIHARYILTSKGMAAMLDKYKNYDFGRCPRVYCCGQPCLPVGQSDIPRASTVKIYCPRCEDIYYPRSKYQGNIDGAYFGTTFPNLFLMTHGHLKPQKATQSYVPRVFGYKIHKP
- the LOC107944141 gene encoding casein kinase II subunit beta-1 isoform X2, whose translation is MYRGERAAGGSKGEVGSVDRKRINETLDKQLVRSSPSTLRAINGKDKSANAHLMGKHPPDHHRDSRSASLPKAKASEDESETDSEESDVSGSDGDDTSWISWFCNLRGNEFFCEVDDDYIQDDFNLCGLSSQVPYYDYALDLILDVESHEEQNELVESAAEMLYGLIHARYILTSKGMAAMLDKYKNYDFGRCPRVYCCGQPCLPVGQSDIPRASTVKIYCPRCEDIYYPRSKYQGNIDGAYFGTTFPNLFLMTHGHLKPQKATQSYVPRVFGYKIHKP